CATACAGTGAACTTCATGCTGCTGGATCTAAACTGAAGTGCTCTAAGGCTCTAAAACCTTTTTCCATTCACTGGAAAAATTAATGATCCGTGCCTGATGTTTACTCAAACATGGTGACCGAGTGAGCTGTAAAGCTAATGGAAAAGCTTCACAGCACAGCAGAAGTGACAAATATCTTAACAACAAGTTCATAAacagtaattaataaatttaaaactttctGGTAATTTATTGTATACCATACTCCACTTACAAATGAAAGTTGTTTAAATTTGTTTTAGATAATCCCATGTAATGCTATGTTTTGTTTAGAGTGGGAGGTTTTTTTTCACAATTTAACAAAATGGATGACATTTTTGAGAGTTTTAGGCAGAAGTTCATTATGTGCAACCACAGAATTTTAAATTTGGAAAGTCATAGCTCTAATGTTTTTGCTACATCCTTACTGTTCACAAACTGCCATGATTACCTGGTAGTGACGGAAAATATCCACTGTGCTGTGAAAGATAACTTCAAGGGCACTCTAGGTGGGTCACTGTTCACTGGGCTCCTCACTGTTATGATGTCTCTCACATTAGGCACCTTACATAGAAAGTAATGTttgttgtgaacttcagtaataGATTACAAGTGTAAAGTGTGAACTGAGAGAGGATTTTAGATATACTTTAATAACTGCCTCAAAAACAGCTATTGATAAAGCATGTACAAGTTCAGCATTCAAAGATTGCAGCCCATAATGCCTTTTCTCTCTCCCTATCAATAACAAAATTTTTATGGCTACAAATCCGTATGACTGCAGTTAGATGATGCAGAGAACATGGCTACTTCTTTCTGCAGACCATCAAGATAAACCACCCAATTGAGAGCCATGTGAACTGCTGTTGCATAAACTGTCATGGATAGAAGCAAGACTGCAGCACAAGCCCACTCCAACATTCATGCAACAAATGCATTCATAAAGGAAACAGGTACTGTATATAAGAAAACTGTAATCATGCAGTGGATAAATGTATGTTTTGTTTGAGAAATGTCAACAAATTACAGTTCCATATGCCAAAAAATAAATTCACTGTGCTTTAAACAAAGGTGGGTAACTGAAAATACTTTcaactttgtttaaaaaaataatctttaaaattATTTTAGCTGCAATATATGGAATTAAATGAAGAAATTTTCCACAAACAGATTACGGCTTACGGATAACCAGGAAACTTGCTCATATATAAGTATATTCCCTAATGTTTACATGCTATGTGATCACCCATTATCTGTTTAATCACACTCCAGACATATATGTAGCCACATTTTTCTGGCTTCTAAGACAGGAGTGAAGTATTTCCATTACTTTTTCCAATTAACTACCCACTTCTTCAATTTTATACAATACAGTGCCCATCAGTGCTCCTCTGTGCTTGTGTGTAATTCAATTCATTCACTATCAGGCCCTGGACACCAATGAGACAAGTGAAGCAATTTTTACCAACTAATTCCTCATGTTTCATTTAGTATGGTTCTTTGCATTGGGATAATACAATTAAGAACACATGGATATATAGACATTGATAAAAAATGAGCCAGCTGGGTGCTGCATGTGTTTCACACAAAAAATATGACTAGACTTTATTTGAAAATGACATTGTGCTCTCCGTATTTTACATGATGGGCTAACATTGGTTTGGATAAAGACACGACATTAACAATAGACTTTTCAAAAACTAGTGCACAAACACACATTAATACACATATTATACATTGTGAATGACACAACATCTCATTTCTTCATACCATTTGGTAGTATTAAACAAGTTAGAGGGATAATGAATACACCAATATTTTCTAAGGGTCTTCTAAATATTTCTGTGTTTTTGCGAGATTCACAGTTAAAACTTTGCTCTATgttataatttaataaaaatgcatAAGGTCAAATTTGGCAGTGGGTGCTTAAATGTATTGTCCAGTAAGAGACAGAAGCTGAAAAAATTGTTACTTACATATTCACGTGAAAACTATTTAAGAACTACAAAATTTGTTCCTGCTGCAGCAACATCAAGTTTGTGAACACTAGCATTAATAAAGTGGGATTCCACCTCTCTGTAACCGTTCCATGTACAGAGCAAACAATAGTTTATTGTTTTCATAATAGTATGGATTATCAGTAGCGGTGAGAGATGGTGCATACTGGCTGAGTACGTGTTCTGACATCCATGGGTATTCCTGGCTTGTGGCACAATTGTTTTCTATGAAGTTGCCATCAACACTGTGAAAATTAGTGCCACTATTCTTGTCTGTGGCACATGTGGGACCCAGTGAATGTGTTGACTGCAACCGTTCATCTTTCATACTTTGCAAACCATTCCACTCTTCCACTGTTCCATCCTGAAATGTAAATATACAGTTAACAGTTGACAAGCACCACACAAAAGTGATGGTAACAgataagcaaaaaagaaaaaaaagttatgtaTCGACATTTTTTTTCGTGATAAGCTCACAGGGCCAAATGATAGTCACAATGACACAATGGCAGAAAGGAACTGTCATATTTGGACATGTCCACAACCATAGTGTGAATGAAGAGCTGCTTGAATTGTTAAGAGTATCAGTGTGGACTAGTCTAAGTGGCTACATGGGTTGGTGAAGCACTTGTGGCAAATAATCTATACTACTATACAGGATTAGTAAGCAGAAAAGGTAGATGCTTTGAGAAGTAATAGTATTTGTGATTCTGAACAAGACACTCCAAATGGACATATGGCCTACTCCGAATGGTTTCCTAGGACATGTTCAATGtacgttgttatttattttctgtattaatcAGTACATTGTCATTGTTCACAAAATACCACAGTTGTGAAAAGGAATTTGAGAGGAACAATGTGGTACAGGGAACTTGCGGTCTATAAAGTCAGGAAGCTACTTTGAATTGgcctacaaaaattaactgcactaCAGTGCATGCATGCCGAGCGAGATTTTCAACAGTCTCTCGCTCCCTTCATGCAAACTACTCATCCTGGAGaagaaaatgaataggaccttttttgcagGAAATCTAATATGGTTTCACTTTGTACTAAGAGATGTTTTCACTGGAGGCCGTAGTTTTTGagtcattcaagaaaaatgtacaaaactaACATTCAACgttttctatctcggaaaccactgAGATAAGGCATATGTccttatgaagttttttgttcagaaacacCGATACTATCACCCTTCCCCTcacagcatgtacctttcctcttgACTCTTCCTATATGAGGACAAGAAGTTGTTTGTCATTTTACAAAAAAATCTTGAGAAGGTCTTGAccgatttacatcaaatttttatACAATACGCTGATAAACAATCAGACAGATGTAGGCTATATAAACAACAATGAACAGGTgttctgttaaaaccaactgcaaAGGAGAGAATGTtgcgctgtgctgtgaaaatgtgtggtttagttttctttcttgcagtgagttttacCTACAATAGTAAGGCATTTAAACCACTAGACAAATTATTTCTCCCATATACATACCTTCTACTTGTATATAATTGtacacaaaaattgtatacacaacaatgcactcttttgttttcttcctcgcagtcggttttaagagAAACATGAAAGTTGTAGTCATGGTTTATCAGTTTACAATTGGGAGACTATTAAGGAATCTGAATTGTCcttaactttgtaatcctacccgctCACAGATAGAAACTACACGAGACATGGTCACTGGAGTTACCACCCTCACAGGTTCCTTTCATACCTCGTATACAAACAATTCAAACTCATTTCCCcactcattttaagtgacttcatttgCCGATCAAGGTTTTGTTTGCAatgacaataaacaaggctcaaggtcacagggaggaaggggcaagagaagatggacagagaagggaggaggatatggacacagagaggggggaggaggaggtgggcagagagacagagagagggaggaggacaaCAAAGTGGACAGAGAGACAGCAGGAGGAGGAAATTAGGGTGTACATACAGGGGcaggcaaaataatatgaacagtggtagtaattggaaggttgtgtttgacggtcaacaatgcaggtaaggcaaGTGTCACTCTGGAATGTGTGTGTTCAGTATGGACTAAGCATCAGTGCAGTTGTTTACAAGTAGCGCACACTTCGTATTTTCATTCAGAGACCAAGATTGACAtgtaatgaaagacctaacagagttccaaagagggcagattgtgggggcctgattagctggagcatcagtaaccaagacagccaactgtttcaacagttatgaaagcctacacaaaacatgaaaaGACATCATCATGTAAACATAATTGCGAGCACAAAGTAAAAGTAAATAACAGAATCgttgtacgctaacacgaattgtgtcaaaacaacacaaaatcatGGCAGCTAAAGTGATGCAGAGCACACATGGTGTTATGCTTCCTGAAGGGCTGATCAGTGGGAACATGTCCCATGGTCCGATGAGTcaacgttttcattatttccaacatcaGGCCACATTTACACTTGGACAATGCCAAAAGAAGCCAACAATCCGGATTGCTTGATTCcagcggttaagcatggaggtggatgtaatggtgtgggcagccatatcatggtattctgctggtcctatcattactctcaaaggccgtgttacagcgaagaattatgtgaacattttaggtgatcaggtgcacaccatgattcaaatgttgttcccaacaatgatgtcatatttcAGGACAATAATACAcctattcacacagccaggacaataCAATTGTGGTATGAGGGGCATGCAACTGAACTGTACAGTCTTCCCTAGCCAGTGCAGCCCCTGAACTTGGACATTATCAAACCTGTGTGGGCAGTATTGGAGCAcagactccagagcagatttccatctccctcgtcactacaggagttagaaatagttctgatcgaagagtggcataactttCCACTGGggactatacaatcattacatgctagtattccaagaagaattgcagctgtattatgggcaaatggggTTCCAACCCGTTATTAATAAactattcccaagtaagtacaggtgttcacattattttgcctatcccctgtacaatTCCAATACATATTCAGCAATTATAAATCACTGTGGACTTTGCTAGTGCAGTATAAGATGAGTGACCATAAGAAGATCCTAACCTACAGCGATCCGAGATAAACGTCACACTTTGCCAATGACAATCAGTTTCACACCAGACAGGAATTCCTGCCATCAGTGAATGGAGGTCATCTCAAGCAGTTTCTGAGCAAATACTGCGAAGAGGAACTGTGGGTGACTGACATTTGGAGTCTGGTATCTCACAAGGAGCCATTACCCACAGCACCAGATAAAGATGCACGTCTTCAATAGGCCaatcaacacagaaactgcacaGCACCTGTCTGGAGGCGCACACTGTGGTGCAACAAATCACACTctagcctcttttcaaatgatggaaAGCACTAAGTGCACCGATGGCCCAATGTCATCATTTACAACATACCACAGTTGTGAAAAGGAACTCGAGAGGAACAATTTGGTACAGGCAACTTGTGGTCTATCAAATCAGGAAACTACTTTGAACTGGCCTGCAAAAATTAACTTTGCTACAGTGCATGCACACCGAACGAGGTAGGTGTAGTTCCAGCCAGAGGTGCATCTATGACATTTTGGTGGTGGCATCATGACTGCGGTCCACTTGTGAAGGTTCTCTGTGAACACAAACCAAGATGTTTATTCCAATACTCTTGGTGGCCATGTACTATCCTCTCTTTTACATTTTTATCATGACCACTTAAGTAATCTCATCTTCTAAGATGACAACAGCCAATTCATAGTGCTACACACACGTTCCTAGCTTGAACACTTACGCACAGACTGCTCCTCCAATTGCCCACTAAATCACCCAATattaattacacagaaaatgtctgggactatttggaacagcagatGGAAAATAGCACTCAACATCCTCATTTTtggtcaatgagtggcttcagctcaaTATGACATACTACTTCATCAAATTGTGACTATTACcaaggccagaggtggtgttaaatgGTATATATGGCTGAAGTTTAAAGGAACAGTTGACCATACACTGGATAGATTTGTACCAGTAGAACAGTTGATAGTGGATGGGAACATCATAGTATAGTCATTGTAAGACAATTCTAAAGAAGCAGAGATTACGGCATAAAAGGAAGTGTAGGACTgtggatagatagatagatagatagacactaAATGAAagatgtttggctgtcaagagaatgcatgattactgtagcagaatactgtcaaatgatatttcacaaaacacaaagtaattctggtcatatgtaaaggctgttagaggcaccaaagttagtgtccagtccctagtgaatgaggcaGGAACCGAAATtgagggtagtaaagcaaaagcagtgctcaaatgttcctttacaaaggaaaacctaaacaaatgccccaatttaatccttataccactgaaaagatgagtgaaatgaacattagtgtcagtggtgttgacaaACGGATGAAATCATTAAAACCGAAGAAAGTTCCTTGGCCCAATGGAGTCCCTATCACAGTCTATACTAAATTTGTGGCTGAGAGAGCCCCTCTtccaactataatctatcatagatctctTGAACAGAAAACCATGCcctgttcttggaaaaaagcacaggtcacacacacACTTGTAACATGGGTAGGAAAAGTGATccgcaaaactaccatccaatatccttgacatcaattcattgtagaattttataacatattttgagctcaaacataatgaggtatcttgaacagaatggccaaaaacatcaatcatgtgaaacccaactaacacttatctcacatgacatactgaaagctttggatgaaggcaGTCAGGTAGCTGCGGTATTTCTTAATTTCcgcaaag
This genomic stretch from Schistocerca cancellata isolate TAMUIC-IGC-003103 chromosome 2, iqSchCanc2.1, whole genome shotgun sequence harbors:
- the LOC126163073 gene encoding uncharacterized protein LOC126163073, whose translation is MSQDLSSRKRGRNNCEEECCDFMPLSKRINNLHINGTIYSTCEQHSEHAIFKQDGTVEEWNGLQSMKDERLQSTHSLGPTCATDKNSGTNFHSVDGNFIENNCATSQEYPWMSEHVLSQYAPSLTATDNPYYYENNKLLFALYMERLQRGGIPLY